The Fervidibacillus albus genome contains a region encoding:
- a CDS encoding DNA translocase FtsK yields MGKRKKRKTKKRQSMKKNVQFEIGGLILFAISLISFWDSGAIGRGLIYFYQFLIGEWFFAIPIFFIILSITLIWKRSWPNFFTQRLVGFYIVFASILLLSHVTLFELLAKEGPFENPSVIMNTWELFWIDVTTSGTDVDLGGGMIGALLFAIFHLLFAAKGAKLFGYIFIIVGMMFITGKSFGDFIRQILRSTTNFYKKTRDQIKQDLSKWRNKEKKDENKTNRKKETKKALPVDEKSEEKELREPIISNFAEKVYKEEKGEEPVVSQEEEEEEKQSVTVHFPEEIENADYQLPPLSLLNHPKQADQSNEYDLIHANAAKLERTFQSFGVKARVTQVHIGPAVTKYEVHPDVGVKVSKIVSLTDDIALALAAKDIRIEAPIPGKSAIGIEVPNSEIAVVSLKEVLEEVVDKDDSKLLIGLGRDITGEAVFAELNRMPHLLVAGATGSGKSVCINGIITSILMRAKPHEVKLMMIDPKMVELNVYNGVPHLLAPVVTNPKKASQALKKIVNEMERRYERFSETGTRNIEGYNDLIRRNNEENEDNQPLLPYIVVIVDELADLMMVASTDVEDAITRLAQMARAAGIHLIIATQRPSVDVITGVIKANIPSRIAFAVSSQTDSRTILDTGGAEKLLGRGDMLFLPVGASKPIRIQGAFLSDEEVENVVDFVISQQRAQYEEEMIPDEDTEQEMEVDDELYPKAVRLIAEMQTASVSLLQRRFRIGYTRAARLIDEMEKRGVVGPYEGSKPRAVLVPKPEDEEIHTS; encoded by the coding sequence ATGGGAAAACGAAAAAAACGAAAAACAAAAAAACGCCAATCGATGAAAAAAAACGTCCAATTTGAAATCGGTGGACTAATCTTATTTGCTATATCTCTTATCTCCTTTTGGGATTCGGGAGCAATAGGTCGCGGATTAATATATTTTTACCAATTTTTAATCGGTGAATGGTTTTTTGCCATCCCTATATTTTTCATAATTTTAAGCATCACCCTCATTTGGAAGCGATCTTGGCCGAACTTTTTCACTCAAAGATTAGTTGGATTCTATATTGTATTTGCATCCATCCTTCTTTTAAGTCACGTTACATTGTTCGAATTGTTGGCAAAAGAAGGTCCTTTTGAAAATCCGAGCGTTATCATGAACACTTGGGAATTATTTTGGATTGATGTAACGACGTCGGGGACAGACGTTGATTTAGGGGGCGGAATGATTGGTGCCTTATTGTTTGCCATCTTCCATTTATTATTCGCAGCAAAGGGTGCCAAATTGTTCGGGTACATTTTTATTATCGTAGGCATGATGTTTATTACAGGGAAATCCTTCGGTGATTTCATCCGCCAAATTTTACGTTCTACAACGAATTTTTATAAAAAAACTCGTGACCAAATCAAACAAGATTTAAGTAAATGGCGAAATAAGGAAAAGAAAGACGAAAATAAAACGAATAGAAAAAAAGAGACGAAAAAAGCCCTACCTGTCGATGAAAAAAGTGAGGAAAAGGAACTGAGAGAGCCGATTATTTCAAACTTTGCTGAAAAAGTGTATAAAGAAGAGAAAGGAGAGGAACCGGTCGTTTCTCAGGAAGAGGAGGAAGAGGAAAAACAATCCGTTACCGTCCATTTTCCTGAAGAAATTGAAAACGCCGATTATCAATTGCCTCCATTATCGTTATTAAATCATCCGAAACAAGCGGACCAAAGCAATGAATACGATTTGATCCATGCCAATGCGGCAAAATTGGAGCGTACATTTCAAAGCTTCGGTGTAAAAGCACGAGTAACTCAAGTTCATATTGGACCTGCGGTGACGAAATACGAAGTCCATCCCGATGTCGGCGTGAAAGTAAGTAAGATCGTTAGTTTAACAGATGATATTGCTTTAGCTTTAGCTGCAAAGGATATTCGTATTGAAGCGCCAATTCCAGGAAAATCAGCAATCGGTATTGAAGTACCAAATTCGGAAATCGCTGTCGTTTCATTAAAAGAAGTGTTGGAAGAAGTAGTCGATAAAGACGATTCTAAACTTTTAATTGGCCTCGGAAGGGATATTACCGGTGAGGCTGTATTTGCCGAATTAAACCGAATGCCCCATTTACTCGTTGCTGGTGCGACCGGATCCGGGAAAAGTGTTTGTATTAATGGAATCATAACGAGCATCCTCATGCGGGCGAAACCCCATGAAGTGAAACTAATGATGATCGATCCGAAAATGGTTGAATTGAACGTTTATAACGGCGTTCCCCATCTATTAGCACCGGTCGTAACGAATCCGAAAAAAGCTTCTCAAGCGTTAAAGAAAATTGTCAATGAAATGGAAAGAAGATATGAACGGTTCTCGGAGACTGGAACGCGGAACATCGAAGGATATAACGATCTCATTCGGAGGAACAATGAAGAAAATGAAGATAACCAACCGTTATTGCCTTATATCGTCGTCATCGTTGACGAATTGGCGGATTTAATGATGGTGGCGTCTACCGATGTGGAAGATGCGATCACAAGGCTTGCCCAAATGGCACGGGCAGCGGGCATTCATTTAATCATCGCGACCCAAAGACCTTCCGTCGATGTCATAACCGGTGTAATTAAGGCGAATATTCCGTCGAGAATCGCTTTTGCGGTTTCCTCCCAAACGGATTCCCGAACGATCCTCGATACTGGCGGTGCGGAAAAGTTGCTCGGAAGGGGAGACATGCTCTTTTTACCTGTCGGTGCCTCGAAACCGATTCGCATTCAAGGTGCATTCCTTTCCGACGAGGAAGTGGAAAACGTCGTTGACTTTGTTATTTCTCAACAGAGAGCCCAATACGAAGAGGAAATGATTCCCGATGAAGATACGGAACAAGAAATGGAAGTGGACGATGAATTGTATCCGAAGGCTGTCCGTTTAATTGCCGAAATGCAAACGGCGTCCGTTTCCCTGTTGCAACGGCGTTTTCGAATCGGGTATACGAGGGCGGCGAGATTAATTGATGAAATGGAAAAAAGGGGAGTGGTCGGTCCTTACGAGGGAAGTAAGCCCCGAGCTGTCCTCGTTCCAAAACCGGAGGATGAAGAAATTCATACATCATAA
- a CDS encoding BMP family lipoprotein, producing the protein MKKRNWFLLTLLLSLGFVLAACGGGDDESTDGEDSGDSEDNFTVAMVTDVGGVDDKSFNQSAWEGLQQFGADNGLEKGDNGYDYLQSNSDEDYVPNLNTLVRRDFDLIFGIGFMLAEPIEEIAQQQPDTNFGIVDMVVEQPNVASIMFKEQEVSFLAGVAAAMETNTKNVGFVGGMESDVIKRFEAGFRAGVASVDPTIEVQINYTGAFDRADLGQSAANQMYTAGADIIFHASGATGNGVFTEAKARKEQDPNANVWVIGVDSDQYDEGTVEVDGTEYNVTLTSALKRVDIAVQDIATKAMNGEFPGGETTTYGLADSGVQLAETGDHLSDETLEAVKEWEQKIIDGEVVPPSTQEEMEAFLEELGVEL; encoded by the coding sequence TTGAAAAAAAGAAATTGGTTTTTACTCACCCTTCTTCTCTCACTAGGCTTCGTATTAGCTGCTTGTGGCGGAGGAGATGACGAAAGTACAGATGGTGAGGACAGCGGTGATAGTGAAGACAATTTTACCGTTGCAATGGTTACCGATGTCGGTGGTGTAGACGATAAGTCCTTCAACCAATCCGCATGGGAAGGATTGCAACAATTTGGTGCTGATAATGGCTTGGAAAAAGGAGATAATGGATACGATTATTTGCAATCCAACTCCGATGAAGACTATGTTCCGAATTTGAATACGCTCGTTCGTAGGGATTTCGACTTAATCTTCGGAATTGGATTCATGTTGGCAGAGCCGATTGAAGAAATCGCTCAACAACAACCGGATACAAATTTTGGAATCGTAGATATGGTTGTTGAACAACCGAATGTTGCAAGCATCATGTTTAAAGAACAAGAAGTGTCCTTCTTAGCAGGGGTTGCTGCAGCGATGGAAACAAATACGAAAAACGTTGGATTTGTTGGTGGCATGGAAAGTGACGTAATTAAACGCTTTGAAGCTGGTTTTAGAGCAGGGGTTGCTTCCGTAGATCCGACCATCGAAGTACAAATCAATTACACAGGTGCATTTGACCGCGCCGATCTTGGTCAATCCGCCGCTAACCAAATGTATACGGCCGGTGCCGATATCATCTTCCACGCATCCGGTGCAACGGGTAACGGCGTGTTTACTGAAGCAAAAGCAAGAAAAGAACAAGATCCGAACGCAAACGTATGGGTCATCGGTGTTGACAGTGATCAATACGATGAAGGTACGGTAGAAGTAGATGGAACGGAATACAACGTAACGTTGACTTCCGCATTAAAACGCGTTGACATAGCCGTCCAAGACATCGCTACGAAGGCGATGAATGGAGAATTCCCTGGCGGAGAAACGACTACGTACGGACTTGCCGACAGCGGTGTGCAATTAGCTGAAACCGGTGATCATCTCTCCGATGAAACATTGGAAGCCGTTAAAGAGTGGGAGCAAAAAATTATCGATGGAGAAGTCGTTCCTCCTTCCACTCAAGAAGAAATGGAAGCATTTTTAGAAGAACTTGGTGTTGAATTGTAA
- a CDS encoding ABC transporter ATP-binding protein, translating into MDYVIEMLNIRKVFGNLVANDNITLQVKKGEIHALLGENGAGKSTLMNVLFGLYQPDGGEIRVKGKPVKITDPNVANDLGIGMVHQHFMLVDTFTVTENIILGSEPTHRGTIDLNNAAEEIRKISKLYGLDVDPNAYIQDISVGMQQRVEILKTLYRGADILIFDEPTASLTPQEITELIEIMKKLINEGKSIILITHKLKEIMEVADRVTVIRRGKGIKTLNVSDTNPTELASLMVGRNVLFSIDKKLSEPKEEVLTIKDLVVKDYRDIEKVKSLNLSVRRGEILGIAGVDGNGQTELIEAITGLRHVESGEIILNGKNITNLTPRKITESGLGHIPQDRHKHGLVLNFSVGENVALQTYYFPPFSKHGILNYGEIYKSTREIIEKYDVRTQSEYVPARSLSGGNQQKVIIGREIERDPELLIAAQPTRGLDVGAIEFIHRRLIEQRDNGKAVLLVSFELDEVLDVSDRIAVIFDGQILDIVDPKETNEQELGLLMAGQTSARKDADNKGELSEGEGE; encoded by the coding sequence TTGGACTATGTAATTGAAATGCTAAATATCCGGAAGGTGTTTGGCAATCTCGTTGCAAATGACAATATTACCCTGCAAGTAAAAAAAGGTGAAATTCATGCCCTTTTAGGAGAAAATGGTGCGGGTAAATCAACGTTGATGAATGTGTTATTCGGTTTGTATCAACCGGATGGTGGGGAAATTCGCGTAAAGGGAAAACCGGTGAAAATAACCGATCCGAATGTGGCGAACGACTTAGGAATCGGGATGGTTCATCAACATTTCATGCTCGTTGATACGTTTACAGTCACGGAAAATATTATTTTAGGAAGCGAGCCTACCCATCGCGGAACGATTGATTTAAACAACGCTGCTGAAGAAATCAGGAAGATCTCAAAGCTTTACGGATTAGATGTCGATCCGAATGCCTATATTCAAGATATTTCTGTTGGAATGCAACAGCGGGTAGAAATTTTAAAAACATTATATCGAGGTGCAGACATCCTAATCTTCGATGAACCGACCGCTTCTTTGACACCGCAAGAAATCACAGAATTAATCGAAATTATGAAAAAGCTAATTAACGAAGGAAAATCGATTATTTTAATTACCCATAAGCTAAAAGAAATAATGGAAGTCGCTGATCGGGTGACCGTCATTCGAAGGGGAAAGGGCATTAAAACGTTAAATGTATCCGATACGAACCCGACAGAACTGGCGAGTTTAATGGTTGGTCGAAATGTACTATTTTCCATCGATAAAAAACTATCCGAGCCGAAGGAAGAAGTTTTGACGATTAAAGATTTAGTCGTTAAAGATTATCGAGATATTGAAAAAGTAAAAAGTTTAAACTTATCGGTTCGACGGGGGGAAATTTTAGGGATTGCAGGTGTTGATGGTAACGGACAGACGGAACTGATCGAAGCGATAACCGGGTTACGTCACGTGGAATCAGGTGAAATTATCTTAAACGGAAAAAATATTACGAATTTAACGCCGAGAAAAATTACTGAATCTGGGCTCGGTCATATTCCTCAAGACCGGCATAAACATGGACTCGTTTTGAATTTTTCGGTAGGAGAAAATGTCGCTTTACAAACGTATTATTTTCCACCTTTTTCAAAACATGGTATTTTAAATTACGGTGAAATTTATAAATCAACAAGGGAAATTATTGAAAAATACGATGTCCGCACGCAAAGCGAATATGTTCCAGCCCGATCGTTATCCGGTGGAAACCAACAAAAGGTGATTATCGGTAGGGAAATTGAACGGGATCCAGAGTTGTTAATCGCTGCCCAACCGACACGAGGATTGGATGTCGGAGCAATCGAATTCATCCATAGACGACTCATTGAGCAGAGAGATAATGGAAAGGCTGTACTATTGGTTTCCTTTGAGTTAGATGAAGTTTTAGATGTAAGCGATCGGATTGCAGTCATTTTCGATGGACAAATTTTGGATATTGTCGATCCGAAAGAAACGAATGAACAGGAATTAGGATTATTGATGGCAGGCCAAACATCTGCCCGAAAAGATGCAGATAATAAAGGTGAGCTGTCTGAGGGAGAAGGTGAGTGA
- a CDS encoding ABC transporter permease produces the protein MSKRFSTILIPVLSVILGLLVGAVIMVISGYNPVTGYQALWNGIFGDVYVLGESVRQITPYILAGLAVAFAFRTGLFNIGVEGQLIVGWFAAVYVGLAFELPTYLHLPLAILAAGVAGAIWAFVPGILKAKLGVNEVVVTIMMNYVALHVTNALIRSFAGKDITSRVKETASLRIPFFQELTDYSRMHGGIFIALIAVFVIWFILERTTLGYELKSVGFSQDASKYAGMNVPKNIVKAMVISGFLAGLAGAMEGLGTFEYVGTKSSMTGIGFDGIAVSILGANHPIGVIFGAALFGALKYGSLNMPNPPAEIPQEMISVIIAIIIFFVASGYLFQWIREKSLAKKKGVK, from the coding sequence ATGTCAAAAAGATTTTCAACGATACTCATTCCGGTTTTATCCGTAATTTTGGGCCTGCTTGTCGGAGCCGTAATTATGGTAATTAGTGGATATAATCCTGTAACCGGTTACCAAGCGTTATGGAATGGGATTTTCGGTGACGTATATGTACTCGGTGAATCGGTTCGCCAAATTACCCCATATATTTTGGCAGGTCTTGCTGTAGCCTTTGCTTTTCGTACCGGTTTATTTAACATTGGTGTAGAAGGCCAATTGATCGTCGGCTGGTTTGCAGCAGTTTATGTTGGATTAGCCTTCGAACTACCTACGTACTTGCATTTACCTTTAGCAATTCTTGCCGCAGGTGTTGCAGGTGCCATTTGGGCGTTCGTACCCGGTATTTTAAAGGCGAAATTAGGCGTAAACGAAGTAGTTGTTACGATTATGATGAACTATGTGGCCCTCCACGTTACGAACGCTTTAATTCGTAGCTTTGCGGGAAAGGATATTACGAGTCGGGTGAAAGAAACGGCGTCGTTAAGAATTCCGTTTTTTCAAGAATTGACAGATTATTCCCGTATGCACGGAGGTATTTTCATCGCACTCATCGCCGTTTTCGTTATCTGGTTTATCTTGGAAAGAACGACTTTAGGTTATGAATTAAAATCAGTCGGTTTTAGTCAAGATGCTTCGAAATATGCGGGGATGAACGTTCCGAAAAATATCGTCAAAGCGATGGTCATTTCTGGATTTTTAGCAGGTTTGGCAGGTGCGATGGAAGGCCTTGGAACGTTTGAATATGTCGGAACGAAAAGTTCTATGACTGGCATCGGCTTCGACGGAATCGCCGTGTCGATTTTAGGTGCAAACCATCCAATCGGTGTCATCTTTGGTGCGGCATTATTCGGTGCATTAAAATATGGTTCTTTGAACATGCCTAACCCACCGGCAGAAATTCCACAAGAAATGATTTCTGTCATCATTGCGATCATTATTTTCTTTGTCGCAAGCGGATATTTATTCCAATGGATTCGTGAAAAATCGCTTGCAAAGAAGAAAGGGGTGAAATAA
- a CDS encoding ABC transporter permease, whose translation MNAIDIISFIFYNALFYAAPLIFTGLGAVFTERSGVTNIGLEGIMQVGAFTGIVTNLYLAETMGSATVFTSILIAMVVSSIVSLLLAVSSITFRADQIIAGTALNMFAAGGTIFLVKKIFDGKGQTPMVQETINRFNVPVLKDIPIIGEIFFQNVYLTSYLAILAAIIGWIVLYKTPFGLRLRAVGEHPMAADTMGIKVNRMRYIGVMISGALGGIGGAIYAMSITLDYSHATISGQGFMAIAAMIFGKWNPLGMMGAAIFFGFAQSLSTIGPALPVINEIPQVYLYILPYVLTILAIAGFIGKSVAPKALNTPYIKGER comes from the coding sequence GTGAACGCGATTGATATAATCTCCTTTATTTTCTACAATGCATTGTTTTATGCGGCTCCCCTTATTTTTACAGGGTTAGGCGCGGTATTTACAGAAAGATCTGGGGTTACGAATATCGGTTTGGAAGGTATTATGCAAGTTGGGGCATTTACCGGAATTGTCACGAACTTGTATTTGGCAGAAACGATGGGATCGGCTACGGTCTTTACTTCGATTCTCATCGCCATGGTCGTATCCAGTATCGTATCTTTATTGTTAGCTGTTTCGTCCATTACTTTTCGAGCAGACCAAATTATTGCAGGGACAGCATTAAATATGTTTGCTGCAGGAGGTACGATCTTCCTCGTTAAGAAAATTTTCGACGGGAAGGGTCAAACTCCGATGGTTCAAGAAACGATTAACCGGTTTAATGTTCCTGTTTTAAAAGATATCCCGATTATAGGTGAAATATTTTTCCAAAACGTGTATCTTACATCCTATTTAGCAATATTAGCTGCCATCATCGGTTGGATCGTCCTCTATAAAACCCCGTTCGGTTTGCGTTTGCGTGCCGTCGGTGAACATCCAATGGCCGCGGATACGATGGGAATCAAAGTAAATCGTATGCGCTACATCGGGGTGATGATCAGTGGAGCTTTAGGTGGAATCGGTGGGGCGATTTATGCGATGTCCATTACCCTTGATTACAGTCATGCGACGATTAGTGGACAAGGATTTATGGCCATTGCTGCGATGATCTTCGGGAAATGGAATCCGTTAGGTATGATGGGGGCGGCCATTTTCTTCGGTTTTGCCCAAAGTTTAAGTACGATCGGACCAGCTTTACCGGTAATAAACGAAATTCCACAAGTATATTTATACATTTTACCGTATGTATTGACGATCCTAGCGATTGCAGGATTTATCGGTAAATCCGTTGCTCCAAAGGCATTGAATACACCTTATATCAAAGGTGAAAGATAA
- the yfmF gene encoding EF-P 5-aminopentanol modification-associated protein YfmF: protein MERIVKSGGLNIHLIQTDQYKTNTIVFKMMAPLSKESVTLRSLLAYCLKSGTNTYPTTMEMMAYLEQLYGAQLNVDVQKKGENHILSFSIEVANEKFLSDQEPLLEKALRFLNEILFHPKTIGRSFDENIVQREKRSLKQRIEAIYDDKIRYANMRLVEEMCKNEPFSIDANGVLDDVDSISPKSLYQYYQKAFSEDALDLYIVGDYDEPSVLKLCEQLFPFPERNIRRKDRHTNMVGEKENVVVERQDVQQGKLNIGYRTNITYGDDEYFSLQLFNGLFGGFPHSKLFRNVREKASLAYYAVSRLESHKGLMFVMTGIEPKNYERALAIIKEQMERMKNGEFSEEELEQTKAVIKNQMLETFDTPRGIIEVLYHNVISHKQLTEQMWLEKIENVTKEDVLAVAEKIQLDAIYFLTGTEG, encoded by the coding sequence ATGGAGAGAATTGTGAAAAGTGGTGGACTCAATATCCATTTGATTCAAACGGATCAATATAAAACGAATACGATCGTTTTTAAAATGATGGCGCCCTTATCGAAGGAATCGGTTACTTTACGCTCACTCCTTGCTTATTGTTTAAAAAGCGGTACGAATACATATCCGACGACGATGGAAATGATGGCGTATTTAGAACAATTGTACGGAGCGCAATTGAACGTTGACGTGCAAAAAAAAGGGGAAAACCATATTCTCTCATTTTCGATTGAAGTGGCAAACGAAAAATTTTTATCGGATCAGGAACCGTTATTGGAAAAGGCTTTGCGATTCTTAAACGAAATTCTTTTTCATCCGAAAACGATAGGTAGATCCTTTGATGAAAATATTGTCCAAAGGGAAAAACGGTCGTTGAAACAGCGGATTGAGGCAATCTATGATGATAAAATTCGATACGCAAATATGCGTCTAGTTGAGGAAATGTGTAAAAACGAACCGTTTTCAATCGATGCGAATGGTGTGTTGGACGATGTCGATTCGATATCACCAAAAAGTTTGTATCAATATTATCAAAAAGCCTTTTCCGAAGACGCTTTAGATTTATATATCGTCGGCGATTATGACGAACCGAGTGTTTTGAAACTTTGTGAACAACTGTTTCCTTTTCCCGAACGAAACATCCGGAGAAAAGATCGCCATACCAATATGGTAGGAGAAAAAGAAAACGTTGTTGTTGAACGGCAAGACGTCCAACAAGGGAAATTAAACATCGGTTATCGTACAAATATTACGTATGGAGACGACGAATATTTTTCTTTACAACTGTTTAACGGATTGTTCGGCGGCTTTCCCCATTCGAAACTATTTAGAAATGTTCGGGAAAAGGCTAGCCTCGCTTATTATGCAGTCAGTCGTCTCGAAAGCCATAAAGGATTAATGTTCGTGATGACTGGAATCGAACCGAAAAACTATGAGCGGGCATTAGCGATTATAAAGGAGCAAATGGAACGGATGAAAAACGGCGAATTTTCTGAGGAAGAACTCGAACAAACGAAGGCCGTAATTAAAAATCAAATGTTGGAAACGTTCGATACACCGCGGGGGATCATCGAAGTGCTCTATCATAACGTCATTAGTCATAAACAACTCACTGAACAAATGTGGTTAGAAAAAATCGAAAATGTAACAAAGGAAGACGTATTGGCAGTCGCAGAAAAAATACAATTAGACGCAATTTATTTTTTAACGGGAACGGAGGGATAA
- the yfmH gene encoding EF-P 5-aminopentanol modification-associated protein YfmH, with protein MDKIPFPQMDEQLYYEKLENGLDVYILPKKKFHKTFATFTTKYGSIDHHFTPLGEKSPKKVPDGIAHFLEHKMFEKEEGDVFHTFSKQGASANAFTSFTRTAYLFSATSNVKENVRTLLDFVQQPYFTEQTVEKEKGIIGQEIQMYDDNPDWRLYFGTIENMYVRHPVKIDIAGTIDSISHITKDLLYECYHTFYHPSNMLLFIVGPVDPNEIIDLVRENQSKKSFPMQKEITRIFEEEPENVDQKKTRLAMNVKIPKCMVGIKGNFIGQRGKDLLKTELAVQLLFAMLFSKSSKQYQYLYDEGLIDDSFSFDYTQEESFGFALVGGDSKDPDRLAQFIENTVLQAKAGENISQEQLDRVKKNKIGSILRAFNSPEYIANQFTRYAFLGTNMFEVVPMIESITFDDVLQLADHFIDKKRFTVCQIVPK; from the coding sequence ATGGACAAAATACCCTTTCCGCAAATGGATGAACAATTGTATTATGAAAAATTAGAAAACGGATTAGACGTCTATATTTTGCCGAAAAAAAAGTTTCATAAAACGTTTGCTACTTTTACGACGAAATACGGCTCGATCGATCATCATTTCACCCCCCTTGGCGAAAAATCACCGAAAAAAGTTCCAGACGGGATCGCCCATTTTCTCGAACATAAAATGTTTGAAAAGGAAGAAGGAGATGTGTTTCATACGTTTAGTAAACAGGGGGCTTCGGCCAACGCCTTTACTTCCTTTACGCGGACGGCTTATTTATTCTCCGCCACATCGAATGTAAAGGAAAATGTTCGGACATTATTGGATTTTGTCCAACAACCGTATTTTACGGAACAGACGGTGGAAAAGGAAAAGGGCATTATCGGGCAAGAAATTCAAATGTATGACGACAACCCGGATTGGCGTCTTTATTTCGGAACGATTGAAAATATGTACGTTCGCCATCCGGTAAAAATCGATATTGCCGGAACGATCGATTCGATATCCCATATTACGAAAGATTTACTGTATGAATGTTATCACACCTTTTATCATCCAAGTAACATGCTTTTATTCATCGTCGGCCCTGTTGACCCGAACGAAATAATCGATCTTGTCCGAGAAAACCAAAGCAAAAAATCGTTTCCGATGCAAAAGGAAATTACTCGTATTTTTGAAGAAGAACCGGAGAACGTCGATCAAAAGAAAACAAGATTGGCGATGAATGTAAAAATTCCGAAATGTATGGTAGGGATCAAAGGGAATTTTATTGGTCAACGAGGGAAGGACTTGTTAAAGACGGAATTGGCCGTTCAACTATTATTCGCAATGTTGTTTAGTAAAAGTTCGAAACAGTACCAATATTTGTATGACGAAGGACTAATCGACGACTCCTTTTCCTTCGATTATACCCAGGAAGAAAGTTTTGGTTTTGCCCTTGTCGGTGGCGATTCGAAAGATCCGGATCGACTAGCACAATTTATTGAAAACACCGTTCTTCAAGCGAAGGCGGGGGAAAATATTTCTCAAGAACAGTTGGATCGGGTAAAGAAAAACAAAATCGGATCCATTTTACGAGCGTTTAATTCACCTGAATATATTGCCAACCAGTTTACCCGCTACGCCTTTCTTGGAACGAATATGTTCGAAGTGGTACCGATGATTGAATCGATTACCTTTGACGATGTGTTACAATTGGCGGATCATTTTATCGATAAAAAACGATTCACTGTCTGTCAAATCGTCCCAAAATAA
- the ymfI gene encoding elongation factor P 5-aminopentanone reductase, translated as MKKFILITGASGEIGRSIASNLANQGYSLYLHYYENKDSIERLIKNFQQQDFANNQEFIPIQADLTTEIGVKKLCQETFQLYGIVHNSGISLSKLLTEMDDGEINRLIALHLTSPIKITKKLLPKMVRNRKGNIVFVSSIWGQTGASCETVYSAVKGGQISFAKALSKEVARNGIRVNVVAPGAIDTKMLSHLTDAEKMQLMEEIPIGTLGSPKDVAEAVAFLFSEKTSYITGHVLNVNGGWYM; from the coding sequence TTGAAAAAATTCATTTTAATTACGGGAGCAAGCGGAGAAATCGGAAGGTCAATCGCCTCGAACTTGGCGAATCAAGGTTATTCCTTATATTTACATTACTACGAAAACAAAGATTCGATAGAGCGATTAATAAAGAATTTTCAACAACAAGATTTCGCTAATAACCAAGAATTTATTCCAATTCAAGCGGATTTAACGACGGAAATCGGGGTGAAAAAACTATGCCAAGAAACTTTCCAATTGTATGGAATCGTTCATAACAGTGGCATTTCCCTTTCAAAACTATTAACGGAGATGGACGACGGGGAAATCAATCGGCTCATCGCCCTTCATTTAACATCACCGATTAAAATTACGAAAAAATTGTTACCGAAAATGGTACGGAACCGAAAAGGGAATATCGTGTTCGTATCTTCCATCTGGGGTCAGACAGGAGCCTCTTGTGAAACGGTGTATTCGGCCGTGAAGGGTGGACAAATTTCCTTTGCAAAGGCGTTAAGTAAAGAAGTTGCCCGAAATGGGATTCGCGTAAACGTCGTTGCCCCTGGTGCAATCGATACGAAAATGTTATCCCATTTAACGGATGCGGAGAAAATGCAATTAATGGAAGAAATTCCGATCGGTACGCTCGGTAGCCCAAAGGACGTGGCGGAGGCGGTAGCATTTTTATTTTCAGAAAAAACGTCCTATATCACCGGTCACGTATTAAATGTGAACGGTGGTTGGTATATGTAA
- a CDS encoding DUF3243 domain-containing protein yields the protein MSVLDNWEQWKDFLGDRLNQAQSQGLNQNVINDLAYQIGDYLAKQVEPKNEQERVLADLWSVADEQEQHAIANMMVKLVQNNQPN from the coding sequence ATGAGTGTTTTGGATAATTGGGAACAGTGGAAAGACTTTTTAGGGGATCGTTTGAATCAAGCTCAATCCCAAGGGTTAAATCAAAATGTAATCAACGATTTAGCATACCAAATTGGCGACTACTTGGCGAAACAAGTCGAACCGAAAAATGAACAGGAACGGGTGCTAGCTGATCTTTGGTCAGTGGCCGACGAACAAGAGCAACATGCCATCGCCAATATGATGGTCAAATTAGTTCAAAATAATCAGCCGAATTAG